From the genome of uncultured Bacteroides sp.:
TGGAAACAATGGTTTCGCTCTCAATATCACCGAATTCACGAGCCATCATCAAACGTACAGTGTGCATAGGAGTCTCTGCCTGATCAATAAGAATCATCTTTGCGGGGTTATATATCGCCACCTGGCGAGCCATCTCACTACCAATGGAACCGGCAGCACCCGTAATAAGAATCTTCTTACCGGTGAGCAATGTACCAATGGCATCCATATTCACCTCAATCTTATCCCGTGGAAGGAGGTCTTCAATGTCCACTTCTTTGAGGTTCCGGGTAGTCAGAGGACTCTTACCATCCCATTCCTCTGCTGCAGGCATCATCATAATCTTGATACCGGCAGCAAGGAATTCGTCGATCATGGCTGTATTTTTACGGAACTTCTCATTTTTTAGCGGACATACAAGTAGCACTTTAACCCTCATCCGCTTCAACTCTTCAGCGATACCATTGCCATTTAATAGAACCTTCTTACCCAGCAAGTAAGTGTTCTTCATTTCCTCAGCATCTGAGATGAAAGCCACCAGACGGAATTCCTTTACCTTAACGTTTATAATGCTTAAAGCAAGGCTAATGCCACCCTCCTTGGCACCATAGATGGCAACAGGTTTTGCATTCTCTGCACGGAAACCATCGTACATACGCTTAACAGCCACACGTTCCAGCCACATAAAGAGTGTAGATACCAGGAATATTCTACAAATGCCCAAAAGATGCGGCATATTGATTTCATTGACAGATTCCAGTGCAAAAGAGGCCATGTAGGTAAGCACTGATCCTGTAAATGTAGCAAACGCTACACGCTGCAGGTCTATAAAAGATGAATAACGGATAATACCGGCGTATGTACGAAATAGTCGAAATGAAACAGCATAAAGCACAATGCAGATCAGTATGCCGTACGTCATTGGCCAGAATAACTGGGCAAATTCTAAACCTCCAATTTCAAAGTACTTTGCAACATATCCAGAGAACATTACGATAAGACAATCCAAAGCAAGCACCATCCAATAAGGAAGAGCTTTCTTAGAAAAATACCAATTGGTAATTCTTGGAATCATTTTATATACTTAAATAGTTAGTTTAATAAATTGCAGCCAAAGATATCACTATTTCAGAATATATTAAACATACAATATATTAAAATTACGCCATAATGCTTTGAAACATAATTAAATGGTATTTTTTCATGACTATATTACAAATAAATTATATATAACTTTTTCTTTTGCCTTGATGCAAATACTTTTTCTTTTGCCTTGATGCAAAAGAAACAAAAAATCAAGGCTGCACGAATTTTACTAAAATCAGGCAGCGTGGAGCTAAAGGGGGTGAAACTCGCTGCGCTCAAACAGCACCCCCTTCTTAACGCTCCCCACTCCCTGATTTCTTAACGCAAAATTCATGAGGCCGGTCTTGCTGGTCACTCGGCTTCGCCATCGTTTGGTGGGGTTGTGGAGCGTGTAGCCGTTGTTCGCTCGGCTTTTGGGTTGGACTTGGCTGCGCCATCGTTCATTAGCTTTGCTTCGCTCGCTTGTCATTAAGTTTTTTGGTTGTAATATACACAATTATAAGGCTTTAGAAGAAAACCAAAAATGCCGTTTTTTATCAGGAACAATTCCTGTTTCTTTGCACACGAAATTAAAAACACATAAAAATGAGCAAAATTATTTCACCAAAAGTTTATTTCAAGAACCTTCCTGAATGGGACGGTACAGATCACCTTACAGCCTTTATTAACCGCGTGCAAACCACCAATCAGGAATTGTGGACCGAAACCCTTACCATGTGGATGTGCGGTATCGTAAAATCTGAACTTTCCGGCAAACAGTGCAATACCCTCGTACCACTTATTTATGGCGAGCAATCCATAGGAAAGACAACTTTTATCCGTAGCATCCTCCCACCCGAGCTTAGAGAATTCTACTCAGAGAAACCAATCGGCACGTACGGCGAAGAAATTAAACCGCCATTCGGGTATGTAATGGTTCACAGCACCAACATGGAATACCCAATTCTTCATGAGGCGTGGTGTTACAAAGAGATGTATGGAAACACCCAAAAAAGCAAACGTGTTCCATCTGTAATTTATGCCACCAGCTTGCGCCAAGAGGAATGTTGCGAACCTTTCGTTTATTTCGAAGTAACAAAACAAATCGACAACGAAAGCCCGGTAAACTATGAACAGCTCTACGCACAGATTATACAGAAGCTGAAAGATGAATAATTTTTCTTAGAGGCTAAATAAAAAAGATCATCCATGGTTATTCTCTTTATTATAAAGAATAAAGTAATAAGAATTTCACATATAGAATTTATACTGCAATAAAATTCAATAGAATCAAGTATTTATGGCCTATTATTAGAAAGATATTTTTATTACATAAATAAATAACTTATCTTTGCAGAAAATTTAATATAAGCTTATCATTAACAGATATCTTATATTTATAAATACAAAACAAAGAAATATGAAAAAAGCATTAATTTCAGGTATCACCGGTCAGGACGGTTCATTTTTAGCTGAATTTTTATTAAAAAAAGGATATGAAGTTCATGGCATACTTCGCCGTTCATCTTCTTTCAATACAGGACGCATCGAACATCTATATTTTGAAGAATGGGTACGTGACATGAAACAACAACGAACCATCAATCTTCATTATGGAGATATGACAGATTCCAGCTCTCTTATACGTATCATCCAACAAGTACAACCTGATGAGATATATAATCTGGCAGCTCAAAGTCATGTAAAGGTAAGTTTTGATGTTCCTGAATATACAGCCGAAGCTGATGCTGTAGGAACTCTCCGTATGCTGGAAGCTGTTCGTATTCTAGGCTTAGAAAATAAAACAAAAATATATCAGGCTTCTACTTCCGAACTTTTTGGTTTGGTGCAGGAAGTTCCACAAAAGGAAACTACACCTTTTTATCCACGCAGTCCATACGGTGTTGCTAAACAATACGGCTTTTGGATTACAAAGAACTATCGTGAATCTTATGGCATGTTTGCAGTAAACGGAATCTTGTTTAATCATGAAAGTGAACGTCGTGGAGAAACATTCGTTACCAGAAAAATTTCTCTGGCTGTCGCCCGTATCAAACAAGGTGTACAAGATAAGCTTTATATGGGTAACCTTGATTCACAACGCGACTGGGGTTATGCTAAAGATTATGTAGAGTGTATGTGGTTGATTCTACAACATGACACTCCAGAAGATTTTGTGATTGCTACCGGAGAAATGCATACCGTGCGAGAGTTCTGCACACTTGCTTTCAAAGAAGTAGACATTGAGCTTCGTTGGGAAGGTGAAGGAATTGACGAAAAAGGTATTGACGTGGCTACCGGTCGTGCATTGGTAGAAGTGGATCCTAAATATTTCCGTCCGGCTGAGGTTGAGCAATTATTAGGTGATCCTACAAAAGCAAGAACATTACTTGGCTGGAATCCTACACAAACATCATTCCCTGAGTTGGTAAAGATCATGGTACAACATGATATGGAAAAAGTCAGAAAGTTGATCGCAAATAAATAATGATGAAAAAAGATGCAAAGATTTTTGTAGCCGGACACCGTGGACTTGTAGGTTCGGCTATTCTAAATAATCTGAAGAAAAAAGGATATACTAATTTCGTTCTTCGTACTCATAAGGAGCTTGATTTATGTAATCAGGCTGCTGTAACTGAGTTTTTTGACCAGGAGAAGCCCGAATATGTATTTTTGGCAGCCGCACACGTAGGCGGTATTGTTGCGAATAGCCTTTACAGAGCCGATTTTATTTATCGCAATCTGGAAATTCAGAATAATGTAATATACAATTCATTCCGTACCGGAGTAAAGAAGTTGCTGTTTCTTGGCAGTACTTGTATTTATCCGGGAAATGCTCCCCAACCAATGAAGGAAGATTGCCTTCTTTCTTCTGAATTGGAATATACCAACGAGCCTTATGCATTGGCCAAAATTGCCGGACTAAAAATGTGTGAAAGCTTTAACTTGCAGTATAACACAAACTATATAGCGGTAATGCCAACCAATCTTTATGGCCCGAATGATAATTTTAACCTGGAACGCAGTCATGTATTGCCGGCTTTAATCAGAAAGGCACACTTAGGTAAACAGCTAATGGCAGGTAACTGGGATGAAATCCGCAAGGATTTTAATACTGCTCCAGTAGAAGGTGTAGATGGAAATGCCAGTCAGGAAGCAATTTTTGAAAAACTAAATAAATATGGCATTACCCAATCTGCCAACGGAAAAGTAAATGTAGAGATATGGGGCACAGGTGCTCCCCTACGCGAATTTCTTTGGAGTGAAGATATGGCCGATGCTTGTGTCTTCATTATGGAAAATGTAGATTTTGCAGATCTCAAAGGAAAAAGCAAGGAAGTACGTAATTGCCATATTAACATAGGTACAGGAAAAGAGCTTTCTATCAAAGAACTTGCTTACCTGGTTGCAGAAAAAGTCGGCTTCGAAGGAAACATTGTTTTCAATTCCGATAAACCGGACGGAACAATGCGCAAGCTAACTGATCCTTCTAAACTTCACGGCCTGGGCTGGAAGCACAAAGTTGAATTGGAAGATGGTATTGCAATGATATATGATTGGTATAAAAACAAATGATAAAAAAATCCCCGAAATCAAAAGATTCCGGGGATTTTTACATATATCCTAATTAACCAAAAGACATTATTTACAAGCTGGTACTAAACTCCTTTATCCGTTGTTCCTCTTCCAGCTTACAGATAAGCAATGTATCATCCTGTTCCGCCACAATGTAACCATCCAGGCCCTGAATCACTACTTTCTTTTCCTGAGCAACGTGCACCATACAGTTTGAGCTATCATACAACTTAACCGTACCAATTGCAGCATTACCCGAAGCATCCCGAGGAAGCAAGCCACGTAGAGCACCCCATGTACCTAAGTCGGACCATCCAAACTCGGCAGGAACCACATAAATCTCCTCCGCATTCTCCATCACTGCATAGTCAATAGAGATATTCTCACAGTCGGAAAAGAAACGGTTGATTACCTCAGCTTCACGTTCCGTGTAAAAGTCTGTATAAATCTTATCAAATATCTCAGCAATCCCCGGAGCATATATCCGTAGAGCAGCAGAGATTGTCTTCACATTCCAGACAAAGATACCCGCATTCCAAAGATAATTCCCGGCAGCTAAGTATTTCTCAGCAGTAGCCTTGTCAGGCTTTTCCTTAAACGCCTCTACACGACAAATTTCCTTATCCAAAGCCACCGCTTCCCCTGCAGCAATATATCCATATCCCGTTTCCGGACGATTAGGCTTCATACCCAGTGTAACAATCGCATCACCATTCTCCGTGAACGCCAGAGCCTTCTTTATGATCCGTTGAAACTCAGTAGTATTTATCACTAGCTGATCCGAAGGAGTAACCACAATATTCGCATTAGGGTGGCGCATCTTTATTTTCCAGGAAACATACGCAATACACGGTGCCGTGTTACGCATACACGGTTCTGCAAGAATGTTACATTCCGGTATTTGCGGCAACTGTTCCTTTACTATCTCCGTATACTTTGCAGAAGTAACCACCCAGATATTCTCCGGAGGGCATACCCCATCGAATCGTTCTGCAGTAAGCTGAATCAATGTTTTTCCACACCCCATCACATCAATAAACTGCTTAGGACATTCCGGAGTACTCATTGGCCAGAAACGGCTTCCTATGCCACCAGCCATAATAACTACATGCGTATTTTTCATAGAAATATATTATTTTATAAATAACAAAACCATTTATCTTATATAATTATAAAATAACTTCGGTTTATTAGTATGCCACAAAAAAACGAGTTCAATAGGTTGAATTTATTTTTAATAAGATATCAGTCATCAGTTGCGCATTCAAGGTTTTATCCAACACTTCAGACTTGGAGCACTCACTCTTATACTCCGGACATTGAGCATTCGTGAGACATAGAGAGGGAAGATGCCATCCATACTACCTGATTGACTATCCATGCCAATTAGTTACTCGATGTTTCTGTGAAGATCACCAAGACTGTTGGAAAAGGATGCTTGTGATGGGTCTTGTGCTTGCTTTGACTTAAACTCATCGTAGGTTTCGCTACCGTCTTGACCAAATTTTCCATACTTTGCTTCGTAGATGACAGTTGGCTCTATTACCTCAACTGTGTGCCAAACGCCAGCAGGAACTTGGCATCCGAAATTACCTTCTGAAGGGCAGATGCGATAACGAGCAATTTCATTGCTTTCATCATCATATAGCACTTCATCGAATCGTCCGCAAAGGCAGATGACGTTTTCAGATGAGATGGGATGACGATGGATGGGAACGACTGTGCCTGGGAGCATAGCGTTCAACATACGCTGAGAACCATCGTCTGCATTGGTACGCAAATCATAATTCTGGCGCATTCTCTCTGAAGCCTTAGTTTGTTCAAAGAGATTGTTCAGAAGGTTTTGGTCTATTATCAGTTTCTCCATGTCTGTCTTTTTGTTTGCCGCATTGAGGCCAAAATAGGTATGAGTAAAATACCCATACCGCTTTCAAATACTTAATTTGTTTTCCTTGATTATGAGCACTCCCCTAAACAAGGGAGTTAGAGAAGGCTAATATGCTCTCAGCACCACCTCAAATGCCTCACTATACTCCTGCCCCCACTGACCGCCTCGCATAGCGGCAAGAGCAGTGATATACTCTGCACTTCTTGGATGTGGATAAGGACGCATTACGCCACGGTACATAGAAAGGGCCTTAATCTTGGCATCTACACCATCTTTACCGACTTCTACATAACAGTTAGGATTGAATGTGACCATGGCATTGTTTATCTTCCACTCAGTACATGAAGGAACTTCCATGTACCAAAACTCCTTCACACGCTTCACCTCCGGCCTGCGCTGAAAGAAACGGATTGCCTCCTGACACGCCATCGAGGTCTGCAAGTGATCGTTGTTCGTGTCAGCAGGATGATGGGTGATGATTACATCAGGTTCACTCTCCTTGATCGCACTCTCGATGAACTGCACCAATTTCAAATGAGGCACAGTATTCATCTCGATATTAGGAAATGTTCCTTCATATATTTTATTCACACCAAGGAACTTGTTTGATGCATTCGTATCGTTCTCCAGCTCATTGTCTTCTGGACGGAATGCACGAGCTTTAGCCTCAGTACACATAACGCAAACGTCAACTGTGTGGCCCTCGCGAGCCCATTTCCACATGGAAGCGCCAGCTCCGAGCGTTTCGTCATCGGGGTGCGCTACAACTAATAAGTATTTCATAATGTTTCTATTTTATATCGTATTCGTAATAATTCGTGCTATACAATTTGAATCCCAATGCCTGATACAGCCCATTGGCAGCCACACGCCTTGGGTTCGAGGTCAGGTGCAATTTCTCGCAACCGAAGCGTTTTGCCTCCGTCAGGATTTGCTCCATCAGTCGGCGACCAAGGCCCATTCCGCGGCACTCGCACAACGCCACCACCACTTCTACTGCACCCAAGGTGAACTCAGGCGTATGACTCACGCACAACGTAGCCGTAGCCACGATGTGGCCCTCCTTTCGGATGATGTACACATGGCTGTCCGCATCCTCACATACCGCCCGCTGTTTCTCCTCCGAGCAGTATGACGTTGCCGACAGCTCATGCATCAGCCTGTCCATGTCCTGCACATCCTGTGCGGTATAACATGTAAGTTCTTCTATCGTCATGATTTCAAATGTCTCAGGCTATTACAGCCTTTGTTAATGATAACATACAGCACAACCTATTGCGGCTCCCAAGGTATTGTGTATCACATCGTCTGTTTCGAA
Proteins encoded in this window:
- a CDS encoding VapE domain-containing protein, translated to MSKIISPKVYFKNLPEWDGTDHLTAFINRVQTTNQELWTETLTMWMCGIVKSELSGKQCNTLVPLIYGEQSIGKTTFIRSILPPELREFYSEKPIGTYGEEIKPPFGYVMVHSTNMEYPILHEAWCYKEMYGNTQKSKRVPSVIYATSLRQEECCEPFVYFEVTKQIDNESPVNYEQLYAQIIQKLKDE
- a CDS encoding GDP-L-fucose synthase, whose product is MKKDAKIFVAGHRGLVGSAILNNLKKKGYTNFVLRTHKELDLCNQAAVTEFFDQEKPEYVFLAAAHVGGIVANSLYRADFIYRNLEIQNNVIYNSFRTGVKKLLFLGSTCIYPGNAPQPMKEDCLLSSELEYTNEPYALAKIAGLKMCESFNLQYNTNYIAVMPTNLYGPNDNFNLERSHVLPALIRKAHLGKQLMAGNWDEIRKDFNTAPVEGVDGNASQEAIFEKLNKYGITQSANGKVNVEIWGTGAPLREFLWSEDMADACVFIMENVDFADLKGKSKEVRNCHINIGTGKELSIKELAYLVAEKVGFEGNIVFNSDKPDGTMRKLTDPSKLHGLGWKHKVELEDGIAMIYDWYKNK
- a CDS encoding GNAT family N-acetyltransferase; its protein translation is MTIEELTCYTAQDVQDMDRLMHELSATSYCSEEKQRAVCEDADSHVYIIRKEGHIVATATLCVSHTPEFTLGAVEVVVALCECRGMGLGRRLMEQILTEAKRFGCEKLHLTSNPRRVAANGLYQALGFKLYSTNYYEYDIK
- a CDS encoding PIG-L deacetylase family protein, translating into MKYLLVVAHPDDETLGAGASMWKWAREGHTVDVCVMCTEAKARAFRPEDNELENDTNASNKFLGVNKIYEGTFPNIEMNTVPHLKLVQFIESAIKESEPDVIITHHPADTNNDHLQTSMACQEAIRFFQRRPEVKRVKEFWYMEVPSCTEWKINNAMVTFNPNCYVEVGKDGVDAKIKALSMYRGVMRPYPHPRSAEYITALAAMRGGQWGQEYSEAFEVVLRAY
- a CDS encoding WbuC family cupin fold metalloprotein, coding for MEKLIIDQNLLNNLFEQTKASERMRQNYDLRTNADDGSQRMLNAMLPGTVVPIHRHPISSENVICLCGRFDEVLYDDESNEIARYRICPSEGNFGCQVPAGVWHTVEVIEPTVIYEAKYGKFGQDGSETYDEFKSKQAQDPSQASFSNSLGDLHRNIE
- a CDS encoding mannose-1-phosphate guanylyltransferase, which translates into the protein MKNTHVVIMAGGIGSRFWPMSTPECPKQFIDVMGCGKTLIQLTAERFDGVCPPENIWVVTSAKYTEIVKEQLPQIPECNILAEPCMRNTAPCIAYVSWKIKMRHPNANIVVTPSDQLVINTTEFQRIIKKALAFTENGDAIVTLGMKPNRPETGYGYIAAGEAVALDKEICRVEAFKEKPDKATAEKYLAAGNYLWNAGIFVWNVKTISAALRIYAPGIAEIFDKIYTDFYTEREAEVINRFFSDCENISIDYAVMENAEEIYVVPAEFGWSDLGTWGALRGLLPRDASGNAAIGTVKLYDSSNCMVHVAQEKKVVIQGLDGYIVAEQDDTLLICKLEEEQRIKEFSTSL
- a CDS encoding nucleoside-diphosphate sugar epimerase/dehydratase — encoded protein: MIPRITNWYFSKKALPYWMVLALDCLIVMFSGYVAKYFEIGGLEFAQLFWPMTYGILICIVLYAVSFRLFRTYAGIIRYSSFIDLQRVAFATFTGSVLTYMASFALESVNEINMPHLLGICRIFLVSTLFMWLERVAVKRMYDGFRAENAKPVAIYGAKEGGISLALSIINVKVKEFRLVAFISDAEEMKNTYLLGKKVLLNGNGIAEELKRMRVKVLLVCPLKNEKFRKNTAMIDEFLAAGIKIMMMPAAEEWDGKSPLTTRNLKEVDIEDLLPRDKIEVNMDAIGTLLTGKKILITGAAGSIGSEMARQVAIYNPAKMILIDQAETPMHTVRLMMAREFGDIESETIVSSIANKKHMERIFAMHLPDYVFHAAAYKHVPMMEHNPGIAVQNNIYGTRIIANLAVKYGTKKFVMISTDKAVNPTNVMGCSKRICEIYCQSLNKAIVEGRVKGVTQFVTTRFGNVLGSNGSVIPLFREQIKRGGPLTVTHPDITRFFMLIPEACKLVLEAGTMGKGGEIFVFDMGEPVKITQLASRMISLSGAKDIEIKFTGLREGEKLFEEVLNDEEQTKPTHHPKIMIANVREYDYETASQNEIRLLEASRSFDDMAIVKIMKEIVPEYKSKCSKYEALDKTLNAQLMTDILLKIKSNH
- the gmd gene encoding GDP-mannose 4,6-dehydratase, producing MKKALISGITGQDGSFLAEFLLKKGYEVHGILRRSSSFNTGRIEHLYFEEWVRDMKQQRTINLHYGDMTDSSSLIRIIQQVQPDEIYNLAAQSHVKVSFDVPEYTAEADAVGTLRMLEAVRILGLENKTKIYQASTSELFGLVQEVPQKETTPFYPRSPYGVAKQYGFWITKNYRESYGMFAVNGILFNHESERRGETFVTRKISLAVARIKQGVQDKLYMGNLDSQRDWGYAKDYVECMWLILQHDTPEDFVIATGEMHTVREFCTLAFKEVDIELRWEGEGIDEKGIDVATGRALVEVDPKYFRPAEVEQLLGDPTKARTLLGWNPTQTSFPELVKIMVQHDMEKVRKLIANK